A portion of the Elephas maximus indicus isolate mEleMax1 chromosome 13, mEleMax1 primary haplotype, whole genome shotgun sequence genome contains these proteins:
- the CTSH gene encoding pro-cathepsin H, giving the protein MWAVLPLLCAGAWFLGPRTCDATALSVSSYEKFHFQSWMVQHQKKYSSEEYHQRQQTFVSNWRKINAHNARNHTFKMALNQFSDMTFAEIKQKYLWSEPQNCSATKGNYLRGTGPYPPFVDWRKKGHFVSPVKNQGACGSCWTFSTTGALESAIAIAGGKLLSLAEQQLVDCAKDFNNHGCQGGLPSQAFEYILYNKGIMGEDTYPYKGQDDVCKFQPKKAIAFVKDVANITLNDEEAMVEAVALYNPVSFAFEVTDDFMKYSKGIYSSTSCHKTPDKVNHAVLAVGYGEEKGIPYWIVKNSWGPYWGMDGYFLIERGKNMCGLAACASYPIPLL; this is encoded by the exons ATGTGGGCCGTCCTGCCACTGCTCTGCGCTGGGGCTTGGTTCCTGGGACCCCGCACCTGCGACGCCACCGCCCTGTCCGTGAGCTCCTACG aaAAGTTTCACTTTCAGTCATGGATGGTGCAG CATCAAAAGAAATACAGCTCAGAAGAGTACCACCAAAGGCAGCAGACGTTTGTCAGCAACTGGAGGAAGATAAACGCCCACAACGCCAGGAACCACACATTCAAAA TGGCATTGAACCAATTTTCAGACATGACCTTTGCTGAAATAAAACAGAAGTATCTTTGGTCGGAGCCTCAG AATTGCTCAGCCACCAAAGGTAACTACCTTCGGGGTACTGGTCCCTACCCACCCTTTGTGGACTGGCGGAAAAAAGGACACTTTGTGTCACCAGTGAAAAATCAG GGTGCCTGCGGCAGTTGCTGGACTTTCTCCACCACAGGAGCCCTGGAGTCTGCAATCGCCATAGCCGGTGGGAAGTTGCTTTCTTTG GCAgaacagcagctggtggactgcGCCAAGGACTTCAACAATCATGGCTGCCAAGG GGGTCTCCCCAGCCAGGCCTTCGAGTACATCCTATACAACAAGGGCATCATGGGTGAAGACACCTACCCCTACAAGGGCCAG GATGATGTCTGCAAGTTCCAGCCCAAGAAAGCCATTGCTTTTGTCAAGGATGTGGCCAACATCACACTT AATGACGAGGAGGccatggtggaggctgtggccttATACAATCCCGTGAGCTTTGCGTTTGAGGTGACAGACGATTTCATGAAGTACAGCAAGGGCATCTATTCCAG tacttCCTGCCATAAAACTCCAGATAAAGTGAACCATGCTGTACTGGCTGTTGGGTATGGAGAAGAAAAGGGGATACCCTATTGGATTGTGAAAAACTCTTGGGGTCCCTACTGGGGGATGGATGG gTACTTCCTCATCGAGCGAGGGAAGAACATGTGTGGTCTGGCCGCCTGTGCCTCCTACCCCATTCCTCTGCTGTGA